A single window of Neospora caninum Liverpool complete genome, chromosome XII DNA harbors:
- a CDS encoding Contig An13c0020, complete genome, related, whose protein sequence is MTTFVPLATDGDGTASAVAVGDWLLQIINLKNPAQTQSYYTQFLEQFDKDEETGEQRIRDHFQLFELLLSQHQLVFNYATHARQQPAGEKSDRPAATRKTFLEAVHEVEEFFTVLIAMVVLRIENVEQAGQAAGTLCSVFRASTDMAEFRLRLLQSLYNAFPPNFPYRFPIFVATLEYAAETNLFNVMLPYIRYINEWMRDWNLPPSSKRQVFLILANELKKLKKADEAYPFLKRHVQFFQNEKEEILANGATISAAVELVEDSIRLPDVIVFDGLMDLHAVVYLRKTAHAPLIELLQIFVNQGPKELEAFKSKHPQVFEEHGLNYEQCLAKIRLLAVASLVHGRKKEVSIRAIGDALQLSEAGAEEVAVQAIGQGIVDAKIDQMARVLHVRSAMQREFGRQQWEELLERIEHWGEGVRALIGCMQSVKNQVASAAAGSSPGGLSPPGASLGAAAGSVAAPQQ, encoded by the exons tcATCAACTTGAAGAACCCTGCGCAGACCCAGAGCTACTACACGCAGTTCCTGGAGCAGTTCGacaaggacgaggagacgggcgagcAGAGGATCCGCGACCACTTCCAGCTCTTCGAacttctcctctctcagcACCAACTTGTCTTCAACTACGCTACTCATGCCCGACAACAGCCTGCCGGCGAAAAGAGCGACAGGCCGGCG GCGACGCGAAAAACCTTCCTGGAGGCAGTGCACGAAGTCGAGGAGTTTTTCACCGTTCTCATCGCCATGGTGGTTCTTCGCATCGAAAACGTCGAACAGGCCGGACAAGCGGCTGGCACGCTTTGCTCGGTTTTCCGCGCCTCCACAGACATGGCAGAATTTCGGCTGCGCCT GCTGCAGTCGCTGTACAACGCGTTCCCCCCCAACTTCCCCTACCGGTTCCCCATCTTTGTGGCCACGCTCGAGTACGCGGCGGAAACCAATCTCTTCAACGTCATGCTCCCCTACATTCGCTAC ATTAACGAATGGATGCGCGACTGGAATCTGCCACCTTCGTCCAAGCGCCAAGTCTTCCTCATTCTCGCTAACGAGCTGAAGAAACTGAAGAAGGC AGATGAGGCGTACCCCTTCCTCAAGCGCCACGTCCAGTTCTTCcagaacgaaaaagaagaaatccTCGCGAATGG AGCGACAATCTCCGCGGCGGTCGAGTTGGTGGAAGACAGCATTCGCCTTCCGGACGTGATTGTCTTCGACGGCCTGATGGACTTGCATGCAGTGGTGTATCTGCGGAAgactgcgcatgcgcctctcaTTGAACTGCTTCAAATCTTCGTTAACCAAGGCCCGAAAGAACTCGAAGCCTTCAAGAGCAAACACCCGCAAGTCTTCGAGGAGCACG GTCTGAACTACGAGCAGTGCTTGGCGAAaatccgccttctcgccgtcgcctcgctcgtgcACGGTCGCAAGAAGGAAGTGTCTATTCGCGCAATCGGAGACGCGCTCCAACTGAGCGAAGCAGGCGCGGAGGAAGTCGCCGTCCAGGCGATCGGCCAGGGAATCGTCGACGCGAAAATCGATCAAATGGCCCGCGTGCTCCACGTTCG ctCCGCCATGCAGCGCGAGTTCGGCCGTCAGCAGTGGGAAGAACTGCTCGAGCGCATCGAGCACTGGGGCGAGGGCGTTCGGGCGCTCAtcggctgcatgcaaagcgTGAAAAACCAGGTGGCCTCGGCCGCGGCCGGGTCTTCGCCGGGCGGCCTCTCCCCtccaggcgcctctctgggGGCTGCGGCCGGCTCCGTGGCGGCTCCGCAGCAGTAA